The proteins below are encoded in one region of Triticum aestivum cultivar Chinese Spring chromosome 1B, IWGSC CS RefSeq v2.1, whole genome shotgun sequence:
- the LOC123104538 gene encoding probable phospholipid hydroperoxide glutathione peroxidase — MPVCLAPGDAVPGSSSVRLWLDQFEIHGTYEKYKDQGFEIFAFPCNLFGGPELGIDKEIIQIACTRINAEYMIFLQGFCWRHWRSSKGS, encoded by the exons ATGCCAGTCTGTCTCGCCCCTGGCGATGCAGTGCCCGGCTCCAGCAGCGTCAGACTG TGGCTTGACCAATTCGAAATACACGGAACTTATGAGAAGTACAAGGACCAGG GTTTTGAGATCTTTGCTTTCCCATGCAACCTATTTGGTGGGCCAGAACTTGGCATTGATAAGGAAATTATTCAGATTGCTTGCACTCGTATCAATGCCGAATATATGATTTTTTTACAAG GGTTCTGTTGGCGACACTGGCGGTCGTCGAAAGGTTCGTAG